A stretch of DNA from Tigriopus californicus strain San Diego chromosome 11, Tcal_SD_v2.1, whole genome shotgun sequence:
GTGGTTTTACTGAGAGCGAAGTCTGAGACTGGCTTGGGATTGAAGGTGGGACGGATTATGAATTCATTGTCGACCCTGTCACTTACCGGCTTGAGCTCCCAATAGTTGACTTTCTGCTGGAGGATCCGGTAAGGGCTCTTGATACTCCATCGTAACGAGTAGGAGTGTTTGGTGGGGCTGTCCTCAGGACTCAAGATCTCTGGTTGGTGAGGCTCTCCTGGggagaaacgagaaaaaagaagaccagGGATAATAACCACCAAGTTCAGAAAAGTGGAACGAAATCACTGAATTAAATAGTGCCTGTCCTCTGAAGGAGGTATGTTCCGCCTGaaacgacgacgaggacgacgtaAAAAAGAGCTCAATTCCTGGAGTTTTCCGGACTCTGCAGataatggaaaaaatatgCAACGAGGCAAATGCGAAGTTAACTCGCTTGGGTTTTGAAAGCTCAACCGCCAAANNNNNNNNNNNNNNNNNNNNNNNNNNNNNNNNNNNNGTACTTGTTGATTTCCGGATAGAGGCCATTCTCGATGATCCTTGCCTGAGTCAAGCGGTGCTGCTCATGAGAGTGCAAGTGAAGCTCGTTCCGTTGTTCCTCCCGAGTTTTGTGGGGATTCTGAACATTGTGGTTCGTGGTCTGGAAAACGTACGTAGTACATANTGGTCGCATTCTTTTCCCCCCCAAAGGCTCGAATAAAACTTTGTGCCAGTTGGAAAATCAAGTGCAAAAGGCGTTGAGATGCCattaaacaatttgaaagacaaatggAGAGAGcttcaagcaaattgaaagagAGGTGGCGAAGCACTCGTTTTCCCACTTACCAAGTGTTCTCTATACCTAATTTGAACTACAACATTCATCGTTATTATTGGGAAGTATTACTCACTTTGTTTCGAGTCGAACAAGTGTTTAAACACAATGagcttgaaaaaacaaatcgcCATTCTTCTAATTTCTAAAACAAAGCATAATAAGCCTTGATATTTATGCATGCATCATTTAATAGCTTATAAATTGACATGACAAGAGAGCCGCAATAGATATTACATTAAATATGTCCACGCCAAGCATTTTGAGATCTATTTAACTACACTTCCGTTTAAAACTAACTCTACATGCGTTGCTAGTACGTACATATCCAGATGATCTTCATCTGGTAATTGAAGTATTTTTAAAGAGCATTCCCTagtgagaaaaaaagacacCTAAGGTACGCCAAAGCAGACCATCGGCGGACCGCACAATGCATATCTTGATCTTCCCCAAGATTTCCTTTCGCCCAAGTGACCGAGGTCGTTGTTAACCTCAAGCACCAGATAACTCATCAAGAATAAGTTGCTCGTATGGTCAGGCACTCACCATGGAGTGAATTAGGGCGAATGTGGAATTGCACTTACCCGTGAGTTCCACTTCTCCTGTGGCGGTTCCCTCATTGTTGTGAGCGGCGCACTCGTACGTCCCATAATCTCGCtcatcaatgtttttgatcttCAGAATGGAACGGTTGCCCTCCATTTTGGTGAAAAGCCTTGATTGAGGGCTATTCGAGGGTCTTTGCCCATTGGTCTGATGCTTCCAGTGGACCTAAACAAAACGATAAAACCCCGTCCATTACTAGATCATATGGCTTATCCGAGTCCAGGCTTTCACAAACATGTTCCACATCCAGTCAGATGTTGGCGAGGATGTTCTCAACTGCGATGTCGGCTCAACATTAACCAGTGATAACTTACTTCCGGGAAAGGTTCGCCGTAAACGAAGCACTCCAAAATGATCTCATCTTGTCCGGGATCCGCGTACACTTTCCGGTCCTTCAATTTAACGATGGGAGCATCTGCAAAGGCCAGAGAAATCGGGTCAGGGAACCCAAATCCAATTGGAAAACCTCGGGGTTCAAGGTGTGCCCCATCCTTACAAATGACTTGAAGATTGAGCTCAGCTGTGGCCGGCTCACCCACGCCATTTTCGGCCGTACACTCGAAGATCCCTGCATCAAAACGTTGAACTCCGGGAATTCTCAAGATCGGGGTCTGCATTTCCGCCTCACCCGAAGGCAGCATTCTCTTATTGCCCACCTGTGAATAATACATAATCGTAACGACTCGGATGCAAAagataaaacaacaacacCCAAAGAACACCACGTCCTCGGGCAAAGTATTGTCCATGCCGTTTCTTTTCACAATTTTATCTAGTCTTATTCTCGTCTTTAGATATTGAATTTCTCCGAAGGGGGAGTGGAGCCTTCATTATGGAACACTTGAAATGGTTCAAGATTGTTACCTTTCGTCGCCAAGTGATGATTGGCTGGGGCGATCCTTCGGCGTGACAAATGAGTTCAATGTCATTTCCAGAGCGCACCACGTAATTACCGTCGGGAGGCGAGGGGAACACTCGCGGGGGAACTGGAACAAATACATATGGAACAACCACTGCTATTATGTCATGTCActtttgaagtggaaaaatTTCGCCAGAGGTGCCGGAATTTGCATTGCCCGAGCATTTATCAAGCTCCGTGCACCTCTACCAATTGGCCACGNNNNNNNNNNNNNNNNNNNNNNNNNNNNNNNATACTTTACTACTGCAATGGTTATTTGCGAAGTGTCAACTAGGGATGAAGAGAATCGATGTTAGTTCTTTCCATGGGAGTTGAACCGTTTCGAAGAGCAAACAAGTTTTGCTTTcttcttgaatgaaatgtcTGCCTTGCTTCACGGACATGTTCAATTTTAAAGGTACGAGGTGGTATGAggtttattcaattttcaggaAAATCAAACAACGATACGATTGtgatttaagtttttttttacctaaAACGTTCAGGTGATGTTCCAGGAAGATAGGGTTCAGCTTCACCTCCACTTGGCACTTGTACGCCCCCGAATCGTATTCGGTAATCTCATTGATATGAAGGACTCGGCCCCCTTCTTCAATCCTCAAGCGCTCATCTTGGAACATGTTGACTGGACCGGCGAAAATGATCCGTCCCGAGCTCACATTGTGCCACGTGATGATATTCTTGCCTGGATCAACAGAGACGTAAGATCAGCAAAAGGTGTTCCAATAACTGAAATCAGGATCCATCCGAACTTACCCAGATTGGCCACATTGCACTCGAACTCGACCGTCTCGTGGACTTTGGCCTTTTGAACGCTCTGGGAGCTTCTGAAATACGGACTGAGACGATCGAGATGGGATTGGGCGTTTTCTCTGGATCTTCGGGGGGTTGCATTACAAAAAGTGACCAACATCAGAAGGAACAAACCTGGAAAAGAGAATTGCAGAGGAACAATTAAGTCctgaatgagagagagagatccaAGAGAAATTGGAAATAGCGCTGAACTAACGGTCTGTGAACAACGAAGTCCGTGATGGTATTTGACAGCGGAATGTGGACATTTTCGTTGTGAAACCAATTCCAAAAACTCATCTTCACCCTTGAGCCCGTCGTGCTATTGAGCGTTTTTTCCCTTGACCCGTTCCAGCTGTCGGATTTATGACCATTACCCCATCCTCGGGACGTACAAATGCGATTCCCGAGGAGGACAAGGGCTTGCCTAATGTTATTTAGAAATTGGCTCGATCCTCGTTTCTATTTTCTCCCCTGGAAGCTGCTCGACCAGTGCGATTGCTTCTCGCGGGTCCAAAGCGCTTCCAAAAGTTCAAAGAAGAAAGCGAAacagagggagaaagagagggttGAGCCTGGTCCGGTTGTTGTGACTCTCTGGGTCTGTATCTTTTCTTCGATCTTTCAACAAATGACCCTCACTGGACTCGTCTGGAATGCTCTCTGCAGATATACAGAGGCTCGGCCACCATGTGTTAACCGAGGGAGGTAGCTCAAATCAGATGGCAAAGATGGGTAGCGTTTTTCTCCGAGGGTTTTTCACGAGCATCGTTGAAATATCATGATGAGTATATGTGCCAGGatagtgaaaaaaaa
This window harbors:
- the LOC131891129 gene encoding lachesin-like isoform X2; translated protein: MRLIPRQSAFHIQIKGLFLLMLVTFCNATPRRSRENAQSHLDRLSPYFRSSQSVQKAKVHETVEFECNVANLGKNIITWHNVSSGRIIFAGPVNMFQDERLRIEEGGRVLHINEITEYDSGAYKCQVEVKLNPIFLEHHLNVLVPPRVFPSPPDGNYVVRSGNDIELICHAEGSPQPIITWRRKVGNKRMLPSGEAEMQTPILRIPGVQRFDAGIFECTAENGVGEPATAELNLQVIYAPIVKLKDRKVYADPGQDEIILECFVYGEPFPEVHWKHQTNGQRPSNSPQSRLFTKMEGNRSILKIKNIDERDYGTYECAAHNNEGTATGEVELTGEPHQPEILSPEDSPTKHSYSLRWSIKSPYRILQQKVNYWELKPTTNHNVQNPHKTREEQRNELHLHSHEQHRLTQARIIENGLYPEINKYIYEVNIPDLKPDRTYVVQVKATNKFHEGDWSEKFLFRTNGRVLGHSVRGKSGLTSLGSKLTPELWTLLIILMASVPRW
- the LOC131891129 gene encoding lachesin-like isoform X1, which codes for MSTFRCQIPSRTSLFTDRLFLLMLVTFCNATPRRSRENAQSHLDRLSPYFRSSQSVQKAKVHETVEFECNVANLGKNIITWHNVSSGRIIFAGPVNMFQDERLRIEEGGRVLHINEITEYDSGAYKCQVEVKLNPIFLEHHLNVLVPPRVFPSPPDGNYVVRSGNDIELICHAEGSPQPIITWRRKVGNKRMLPSGEAEMQTPILRIPGVQRFDAGIFECTAENGVGEPATAELNLQVIYAPIVKLKDRKVYADPGQDEIILECFVYGEPFPEVHWKHQTNGQRPSNSPQSRLFTKMEGNRSILKIKNIDERDYGTYECAAHNNEGTATGEVELTGEPHQPEILSPEDSPTKHSYSLRWSIKSPYRILQQKVNYWELKPTTNHNVQNPHKTREEQRNELHLHSHEQHRLTQARIIENGLYPEINKYIYEVNIPDLKPDRTYVVQVKATNKFHEGDWSEKFLFRTNGRVLGHSVRGKSGLTSLGSKLTPELWTLLIILMASVPRW